One window of Electrophorus electricus isolate fEleEle1 chromosome 24, fEleEle1.pri, whole genome shotgun sequence genomic DNA carries:
- the ptges3b gene encoding prostaglandin E synthase 3b, whose product MHPATAKWYDRSDYVFIEFCVEDSKDVKVNFEKSKFGFSCLAGTDDIKHSNEFDLFEAIDQNESKHRRTDRSVLCCLRKAESGKAWPRLTKGKEKLNWLSVDFNNWKDWEDDSDEELSNFDRFSEMMNNMGGEDELPDLDGADDEESADSDDEKLPDLE is encoded by the exons GCACCCAGCAACTGCAAAGTGGTACGACAGGAGTGACTACGTCTTCATTGAGTTTTGTGTGGAAGACAGCAAGGATGTGAAAGTGAACTTTGAAAAGTCTAAATTTGGTTTCAG TTGTCTTGCTGGCACTGATGATATCAAACACTCAAATGAATTTGATCTCTTTGAAGCCATTGATCAAAAT GAGTCCAAACATAGACGTACAGATCGGTCAGTGTTGTGCTGTTTACGGAAAGCAGAATCAGGAAAAGCATGGCCAAGACTAActaaagggaaagaaaag CTCAACTGGTTAAGTGTTGATTTTAACAACTGGAAAGACTGGGAAGATGATTCTGATGAAGAGCTTTCCAACTTTGACCGCTTTTCAGAG ATGATGAACAACATGGGTGGAGAGGATGAATTACCAGATTTAGATGGTGCAGATGAT GAGGAGTCTGCAGATAGTGATGACGAAA AATTGCCGGATCTAGAATAA